One segment of Mycolicibacterium neworleansense DNA contains the following:
- a CDS encoding N-acyl homoserine lactonase family protein, producing the protein MATLVRKSGVRHIILLTLGWEELPKSVSVHGAPATERMREPVPGVLLQTDGGWVLLDTGFNTALVRDPALYRRFFPTVEYRPVLPGPGEPIEQRLAEVGVDFDDIHTVAVSHLHHDHAGGLKLFAGKVPVHAQRRELDYGLSNHPEPERNAIVRVDFDDPNIDWRLADGEATIAPGITAIPTYGHTPGHQSFAVELDESVGGGGFVFAFDAADLTENIEQELPIGGFIDVEPEDTVEPIRRLKKLARDKGYQLIPGHDPEVWPGLTHHFHERFGPVQHGLQQECP; encoded by the coding sequence ATGGCGACCCTGGTCCGCAAGAGCGGAGTCCGCCACATCATCCTGCTCACCCTGGGCTGGGAGGAACTGCCGAAATCGGTTTCGGTCCATGGCGCGCCAGCCACCGAGCGCATGCGCGAACCCGTGCCCGGAGTGCTGCTTCAGACCGACGGGGGGTGGGTTCTGCTCGATACCGGGTTCAACACCGCACTGGTGCGTGACCCCGCGCTGTATCGCCGGTTCTTCCCGACGGTGGAGTACCGGCCGGTGCTGCCGGGGCCCGGCGAGCCGATCGAGCAGCGGCTCGCCGAGGTGGGCGTCGACTTCGACGACATCCACACCGTCGCGGTGAGTCACCTGCACCACGACCATGCCGGTGGACTCAAGTTGTTCGCCGGCAAGGTGCCGGTGCACGCCCAGCGCCGCGAGCTCGACTACGGGCTGTCGAATCACCCTGAGCCGGAACGCAACGCGATCGTCCGGGTCGACTTCGACGATCCGAACATCGACTGGCGGCTGGCTGACGGTGAGGCCACCATCGCGCCCGGCATCACCGCGATCCCCACGTACGGACATACGCCCGGGCACCAGAGCTTCGCCGTGGAACTCGACGAGTCCGTCGGCGGTGGCGGGTTCGTGTTCGCGTTCGATGCCGCGGACCTGACGGAGAACATCGAGCAGGAACTCCCGATTGGCGGCTTCATCGACGTCGAGCCCGAAGACACCGTCGAACCGATCCGCAGGCTCAAGAAGCTGGCGCGCGACAAGGGATATCAGTTGATCCCCGGCCATGATCCGGAGGTATGGCCCGGCCTCACGCACCACTTCCACGAGCGCTTCGGGCCCGTCCAGCACGGGCTGCAACAGGAATGTCCGTGA
- a CDS encoding ABC transporter substrate-binding protein has translation MIKRWKTMAAVSATAALALTACGGSDSGSAAPSPAPTDKVLHLSFLQDPGQPPDPDIYYAGQGLLLTTNTYEGLLQYKAGTDKPELEPLLATEWKASPDNKVFDFKLREGVKFHDGTPFTAEAVKASFDRRLAVNQGPAYMVKDVESVTPRGDYDVTITLKAPNAAFLDYLACAYGPRMMSPQGLQQNAGSDHAQSYLTNHDLGTGPYTLTAAEVGSRYAMAAFPEYWGTKPYFEKIEMPVITDVSAQQLQFNNGQLAAILHDLPSSAVQSYLDNQAFANYSLPTMMSNYLYVNPHKGMMTDAKNRTAVLQAINVDELVKQTYFGRGDVARQIYPPNMMASDFANQAVAHDPSALTGIAAGLPADQKAITIGYDSSNPDNQLVSNLLQTQLAAAGLTAKVQAYPTSEIYGWVGSDGQSAPEIFTALAWPDAPSPYTWGHISWDPDGGLNYLGCSAQPVTDALASGLPTGESAVFSRAGLEAVKTGCWLNIADVNDFMVAQPWLKGVEQAHVVTNPNSLRLAALSVG, from the coding sequence ATGATCAAGCGATGGAAGACCATGGCTGCCGTGAGCGCGACGGCCGCATTGGCACTGACCGCCTGCGGCGGTTCGGATTCGGGAAGTGCAGCGCCCAGTCCGGCGCCGACCGACAAGGTGCTTCACCTGTCCTTCCTCCAGGACCCAGGTCAGCCGCCAGACCCCGACATCTACTACGCCGGCCAAGGGCTGTTGCTGACCACCAACACGTATGAGGGGTTGCTGCAGTACAAGGCGGGCACCGACAAGCCCGAACTGGAACCGCTTTTGGCCACCGAGTGGAAAGCGTCGCCCGACAACAAGGTGTTCGACTTCAAGCTGCGCGAAGGCGTCAAGTTTCACGACGGCACCCCGTTCACCGCGGAGGCCGTCAAGGCGTCTTTCGATCGCAGGCTCGCCGTCAACCAGGGCCCGGCCTACATGGTCAAGGATGTGGAATCGGTTACCCCGCGGGGTGATTACGACGTCACCATCACGCTGAAGGCACCGAACGCAGCCTTCCTCGACTACCTCGCCTGCGCGTACGGACCCAGGATGATGAGCCCTCAAGGCCTGCAACAGAACGCGGGCTCCGACCACGCGCAGAGCTATCTGACGAATCACGACCTCGGGACCGGGCCGTACACGCTTACCGCGGCCGAAGTCGGATCCCGGTATGCGATGGCGGCGTTCCCGGAGTACTGGGGAACCAAGCCGTACTTCGAGAAGATCGAGATGCCGGTGATCACCGATGTCTCGGCACAGCAGCTCCAGTTCAACAACGGGCAGCTCGCCGCGATCCTGCATGACCTGCCCTCGTCCGCGGTCCAGTCCTACCTGGACAACCAGGCATTCGCCAATTACTCGCTGCCGACCATGATGTCCAACTACCTGTACGTGAACCCGCACAAGGGCATGATGACCGACGCCAAGAACCGCACCGCGGTGCTGCAGGCGATCAACGTCGATGAGCTCGTCAAGCAGACGTATTTCGGGCGCGGCGATGTGGCACGGCAGATCTATCCGCCCAACATGATGGCCTCCGACTTTGCCAATCAGGCTGTGGCCCATGATCCGTCCGCGCTGACCGGCATAGCCGCGGGACTACCCGCGGACCAGAAGGCGATCACGATCGGTTATGACTCGAGCAATCCCGACAACCAACTGGTCAGCAATCTGCTCCAGACGCAGCTCGCCGCGGCGGGATTGACGGCCAAGGTGCAGGCCTACCCGACATCCGAGATCTACGGCTGGGTCGGTTCTGACGGTCAGTCGGCTCCGGAGATCTTCACTGCACTGGCCTGGCCCGACGCCCCGTCGCCGTACACCTGGGGCCACATTTCGTGGGATCCGGACGGCGGCCTGAACTACCTGGGCTGTTCGGCACAACCGGTCACCGACGCGCTGGCGAGTGGCCTGCCCACCGGTGAGTCCGCGGTGTTCTCGCGGGCCGGGCTGGAAGCGGTGAAGACCGGCTGCTGGCTGAACATCGCCGACGTCAACGACTTCATGGTGGCCCAGCCCTGGCTCAAGGGCGTCGAACAGGCCCACGTGGTGACCAACCCCAACTCGCTGCGGCTCGCCGCACTGTCGGTGGGCTGA
- a CDS encoding cysteine hydrolase family protein: MPKQPLIVGNPVLVVVDIQEGGGMSAQDAGIPVMPGHAERVAVAEKLLAAARAAGIPVVFFQEVHRPSGIDFGRELDGTEGVHCVEGQPGTDLEPTLRPLPDEFHIVKRRYSGFIGTDFEIVLSGLKASTLILIGGLTDVCVHYTFADAHQRDFYVRVVTDCVGGSSQYRHDAALDAMEYLQTGALRTSDEILAAFSELATSRPVLEGAAR, encoded by the coding sequence GTGCCCAAACAGCCACTCATCGTGGGTAATCCAGTTCTTGTCGTGGTCGACATCCAGGAGGGCGGGGGAATGTCGGCCCAGGACGCCGGGATTCCGGTGATGCCCGGTCATGCCGAGCGCGTCGCGGTCGCCGAAAAGCTGCTCGCCGCCGCCCGCGCGGCGGGAATCCCGGTGGTGTTCTTCCAGGAGGTCCATCGGCCCAGCGGAATCGACTTCGGCCGCGAGCTCGACGGCACCGAGGGCGTCCACTGTGTCGAGGGTCAGCCGGGCACCGACCTGGAACCCACGTTGCGGCCACTGCCGGACGAGTTCCACATCGTGAAGCGACGCTACTCCGGTTTCATCGGAACGGATTTCGAGATCGTGCTGTCCGGTCTCAAGGCCTCGACGCTCATCCTGATCGGCGGACTCACCGATGTGTGCGTGCACTACACCTTCGCCGACGCCCACCAGCGTGACTTCTATGTCCGCGTCGTCACCGACTGCGTGGGCGGGTCGTCGCAGTACCGCCATGACGCCGCGCTGGACGCCATGGAGTACCTGCAGACCGGCGCACTGCGAACCTCCGACGAGATCCTCGCCGCCTTCTCAGAACTCGCCACCTCCCGACCCGTCCTCGAAGGAGCCGCCCGATGA
- a CDS encoding ABC transporter permease, with protein MKTFVASRLGAMVAILVALTGVMFVLQHVSPLDPVKAQLGAQASAQAVADRREELGLNQPVLVQFWHYLTNAVTGDLGTSYRTRHAVLSDLGSFLPATLELAIFGIAIALVLAALLAFSTTLKWPGAQVLRTVLFTGAAAPMFLLGILGLIVFYQNLGWVPANGRIAVTNLPTGPTGLLTVDGLLHGRLDVVADAVHHLMLPALVIAIGPAVAIGRVLRSSLMTDIDSDYARTARAKGLSEGQIMTRHVLRNSVGSALSMTGLQVGLMFSGVLVVEQVFGWPGIGQYIAQSIPVADFPAIAGVTLMLGALYVVINTAVDLLQAAADPRIAVIGG; from the coding sequence GTGAAGACTTTCGTGGCTTCCCGGCTGGGCGCGATGGTGGCGATCCTGGTCGCCCTGACCGGAGTGATGTTCGTCCTGCAGCACGTCTCGCCGCTGGATCCGGTGAAGGCCCAGCTCGGTGCGCAAGCCTCGGCGCAGGCCGTCGCCGACAGGCGCGAAGAACTCGGTTTGAACCAGCCGGTGCTCGTGCAGTTCTGGCACTACCTGACCAATGCGGTGACCGGTGATCTGGGGACCTCATACCGGACCCGCCATGCGGTGTTGTCCGACCTCGGCAGCTTCCTGCCGGCCACATTGGAACTCGCGATCTTCGGCATCGCCATCGCGCTGGTGCTCGCGGCCCTGCTGGCATTCAGCACCACCTTGAAATGGCCTGGCGCCCAGGTGCTTCGGACGGTGTTGTTCACCGGCGCCGCGGCACCCATGTTCCTGCTCGGCATCCTCGGGCTGATCGTGTTCTACCAGAACCTCGGATGGGTTCCAGCCAACGGGCGCATCGCCGTGACGAACCTACCCACCGGGCCGACCGGTCTGCTCACCGTCGACGGACTCCTGCACGGCCGGCTCGACGTGGTGGCCGACGCCGTGCACCACCTGATGTTGCCGGCCCTCGTCATCGCCATCGGGCCCGCCGTGGCCATCGGCCGGGTGTTGCGCAGCAGCCTGATGACCGACATCGACAGCGATTACGCGCGCACGGCCCGGGCAAAGGGACTGTCGGAAGGGCAGATCATGACCCGCCACGTGTTGCGCAACTCCGTCGGGTCGGCACTGTCGATGACCGGACTGCAAGTGGGCCTGATGTTCTCGGGAGTACTCGTCGTCGAGCAGGTCTTCGGCTGGCCAGGCATCGGCCAGTACATCGCGCAGAGCATCCCCGTCGCCGACTTCCCAGCCATCGCGGGCGTCACCTTGATGCTCGGGGCGCTCTACGTAGTCATCAACACCGCCGTGGACCTACTCCAGGCGGCGGCCGATCCCCGTATCGCAGTTATAGGAGGTTAG
- a CDS encoding ABC transporter permease, which produces MAIAIAFPTPARGGTRRLSWSPPRSTVLNWAGFSTLVLLTLLVIAVPWIAPHDPLTPVGMPLQAPGKNGFLLGTDSVGRDILSRVLYGARSSWFAALVVVAAGLAIGGLVGLIAGASGGWIDSLLMRITDAFLSLPAPVLAIAVVAALGPGFVHTLIAVSIVWWPFYARLVRGEIARLAARPHVEAAKLAGASRFRLATRHLLPGAVPNALVAASLDLGALILTVAALSFLGLGQAAPAPELGADSARNLSYFLQQWWIPVMPGLGVLVLALVGNIAGDCLRNLMKSR; this is translated from the coding sequence ATGGCGATAGCGATTGCATTTCCCACGCCGGCCCGCGGCGGCACCCGCAGGCTGTCATGGTCCCCGCCGCGGTCCACTGTCCTCAACTGGGCCGGATTCTCGACGCTGGTCCTGCTTACCCTGCTCGTCATCGCGGTGCCGTGGATCGCCCCGCACGATCCGCTGACTCCGGTGGGGATGCCGCTGCAAGCACCGGGCAAGAACGGATTCCTGCTCGGCACAGACTCCGTCGGCCGCGACATCCTGTCCCGAGTCCTCTACGGCGCCCGTTCCAGCTGGTTCGCCGCGCTGGTGGTGGTCGCTGCCGGTCTGGCGATCGGCGGACTGGTCGGCTTGATCGCCGGGGCTTCCGGGGGATGGATCGACTCGCTGTTGATGCGCATCACCGACGCGTTCCTGTCACTGCCCGCTCCCGTGCTCGCGATCGCGGTTGTAGCCGCACTCGGCCCCGGCTTCGTCCACACCCTGATCGCGGTGTCGATCGTCTGGTGGCCGTTCTACGCCAGGCTGGTACGCGGAGAGATTGCGCGCCTGGCGGCCCGCCCACACGTCGAGGCCGCGAAACTGGCCGGGGCGAGCCGATTCCGGCTGGCAACCCGGCACCTACTGCCCGGCGCGGTACCCAACGCCCTGGTCGCTGCCAGCCTCGATCTGGGTGCCCTCATCCTCACCGTGGCCGCGCTGTCGTTCCTCGGGCTGGGGCAGGCGGCGCCGGCGCCGGAACTGGGTGCCGACTCGGCCCGCAACCTGAGTTATTTCCTGCAGCAGTGGTGGATTCCGGTGATGCCCGGTCTCGGTGTGCTGGTGCTGGCCCTCGTCGGAAACATCGCCGGGGACTGCCTGCGCAACCTGATGAAGAGCCGGTGA
- a CDS encoding dipeptide ABC transporter ATP-binding protein produces the protein MAEAMIDVTLPADLGAHDSAADDSAIYAGAVALSPPPPVAAVDDLRVTFRRNGRNVYALRGVSLTIAPGEIVGLVGESGSGKSVLGFTMLGLLPKSATVGGSVRVANSDMVNGGDKAQRKVRRLDLGAVFQDPMTSLNPTMRIGKQVAEAAGSEQEALRLLTAVGIPEPKRRMRAYPHQLSGGLRQRVMIAMAVAGDPELVIADEPTTALDVTVQAQVLRLLQRLRDEIGCSIVLITHDLGVAAQISDRIAVLYAGRIAEIGPAAQVLAKPAHPYTGGLLGSRLTLDTPRDRRLAALPGAVPSPASPLPGCAFEPRCAMATADCSVSLPDPIDVAPQRVSACLRPMSDIAATSATATAGAGELFPAKEHDVEQPPAVALANISKTFAVSRRWLDRSAGNHGKLHALRGVTMRVGQGESVALVGESGSGKSTLLRIIAGLESPTSGSAQVAGGRRPQMVFQDAGASLTPWLSVGELIAERLRGTKMSSAQRRATVNEVLERVGLPSEVAKARSGELSGGQRQRVSLARATVVPPSVLLCDEPTSALDVSLAASVLNLIGDLRRSLDMSVIFVTHDLSVARVVADRIAVMYLGRIVEIGPADRVIGDPAHPYTQALVDAIPDLGRESRVLPGEPASPLSPPDGCAFHPRCPISVPACGGSELDVRLEGTPGNTHQVACIERRAV, from the coding sequence ATGGCTGAGGCCATGATCGACGTCACCCTCCCCGCGGACCTCGGCGCACACGATTCCGCGGCGGACGACTCGGCGATATACGCTGGCGCAGTTGCACTCTCGCCGCCGCCACCGGTGGCCGCCGTGGACGACCTGCGCGTCACCTTTCGCCGAAACGGACGTAACGTCTACGCGCTGCGCGGGGTCTCACTCACCATCGCCCCGGGCGAGATCGTCGGACTGGTCGGTGAATCCGGTTCCGGGAAAAGCGTTCTGGGGTTCACGATGCTCGGACTGTTGCCCAAGAGCGCCACGGTCGGTGGGTCGGTCCGAGTGGCGAACTCCGACATGGTCAACGGCGGCGACAAGGCGCAGCGCAAAGTGCGCCGACTCGATCTGGGTGCGGTGTTCCAGGACCCGATGACCTCGCTCAACCCGACGATGCGCATCGGCAAGCAGGTGGCCGAGGCGGCCGGCAGCGAGCAGGAGGCGCTGCGTCTGCTCACGGCGGTCGGCATTCCGGAACCCAAGCGACGGATGCGGGCCTACCCGCACCAACTCTCCGGCGGGTTGCGTCAGCGCGTGATGATTGCGATGGCGGTCGCAGGGGACCCCGAACTCGTCATCGCCGACGAACCGACCACCGCACTCGATGTCACCGTCCAAGCCCAGGTGTTGCGGCTGTTGCAGCGGCTTCGGGACGAGATCGGTTGCAGCATCGTACTGATCACCCACGACCTCGGTGTTGCCGCACAGATCTCGGACCGCATCGCGGTGCTCTACGCGGGGCGTATCGCCGAGATCGGGCCCGCTGCCCAGGTGCTGGCCAAACCCGCGCACCCGTATACGGGTGGGCTGCTCGGTAGCAGGCTCACCCTCGACACCCCACGTGACCGGAGGCTCGCGGCACTGCCCGGAGCAGTGCCCAGCCCAGCGTCGCCGTTGCCCGGCTGTGCATTCGAGCCGCGGTGCGCAATGGCCACCGCGGACTGTTCGGTATCACTGCCGGATCCCATCGACGTTGCACCGCAACGGGTCAGCGCCTGCCTGCGGCCGATGTCCGACATCGCGGCCACGTCGGCCACCGCGACAGCCGGTGCGGGGGAATTGTTCCCGGCCAAAGAGCACGACGTGGAACAGCCACCGGCAGTGGCGCTGGCGAATATCAGCAAGACGTTCGCGGTATCGCGCCGTTGGCTGGACCGGTCGGCAGGCAATCACGGCAAACTGCACGCGTTGCGCGGCGTCACCATGCGAGTAGGCCAGGGCGAATCCGTGGCGCTCGTCGGGGAGAGCGGCTCGGGCAAGTCGACACTGTTGCGGATCATCGCCGGGCTGGAAAGCCCGACCTCCGGATCTGCGCAGGTGGCCGGCGGCCGACGCCCGCAGATGGTCTTCCAGGACGCGGGCGCCTCGCTGACCCCCTGGTTGTCGGTCGGCGAGCTCATCGCCGAACGGCTGCGCGGCACCAAGATGTCCTCGGCTCAGCGCCGCGCCACGGTGAATGAGGTCCTCGAACGTGTCGGACTGCCGTCCGAGGTGGCCAAGGCGCGATCAGGGGAGCTGTCCGGCGGTCAGCGCCAACGGGTTTCGCTGGCCCGCGCCACTGTCGTGCCACCCTCGGTGCTGCTATGTGACGAGCCGACGAGCGCGCTCGACGTGTCGCTGGCCGCCTCGGTGCTCAATCTGATCGGGGATCTGCGCCGCAGCCTCGACATGTCCGTCATTTTCGTGACCCACGATCTGTCGGTTGCCCGAGTGGTGGCCGACCGGATCGCCGTGATGTACCTGGGCCGCATCGTCGAGATCGGGCCCGCCGACCGGGTGATCGGCGACCCGGCCCATCCGTACACCCAGGCGCTGGTCGACGCGATCCCCGACCTCGGACGTGAATCACGGGTGCTGCCCGGCGAGCCCGCCAGCCCGCTGTCGCCGCCGGATGGGTGCGCATTCCACCCTCGATGTCCGATATCGGTCCCGGCGTGTGGCGGCAGCGAACTCGACGTCCGGTTGGAAGGCACACCGGGAAATACGCACCAAGTGGCGTGTATCGAAAGGCGGGCGGTCTGA
- a CDS encoding TetR/AcrR family transcriptional regulator: protein MAGRPRVHAQRRQGETARDEILDAAGELFTTTGYSGTSTRAIADAVGVRQASLYHYFKTKDDILCALLEQTVAPTLEFIPSLLGTEPALTADEHLHALAAFDGAQLMSGRWNLGALYLLPELREAKLEPFWSDRERLRLHYLSLSRALSRRTGVHQAAADLPFRLVESLVNVWSMPAGPERSEMPFHVADACMRVLGLPDETAAALRERSHQVIDRHNRSRAGDP from the coding sequence ATGGCGGGACGACCACGCGTGCACGCCCAGCGCCGGCAGGGGGAAACAGCTCGTGACGAGATCCTTGACGCCGCAGGGGAATTGTTCACTACCACCGGATACTCGGGAACGTCGACGCGGGCGATCGCCGATGCCGTCGGCGTCCGCCAGGCATCCCTGTACCACTACTTCAAAACCAAGGACGACATCCTGTGCGCGCTGCTCGAGCAGACGGTCGCGCCCACGCTCGAGTTCATTCCGAGCCTGCTCGGCACCGAACCGGCGTTGACCGCCGATGAACATCTGCATGCTTTGGCCGCGTTCGACGGTGCCCAGCTGATGTCCGGCCGGTGGAACCTCGGCGCGCTGTATCTGCTGCCCGAGTTGCGTGAAGCCAAGCTCGAACCGTTCTGGTCAGACCGCGAGCGGCTGCGATTGCACTACCTGTCATTGAGCCGCGCGCTGAGCCGACGGACCGGGGTACACCAAGCGGCGGCCGACCTTCCGTTCCGGCTCGTCGAATCGTTGGTCAACGTGTGGTCGATGCCGGCCGGACCGGAACGTTCAGAGATGCCGTTTCATGTGGCGGACGCGTGTATGCGCGTTCTGGGCCTCCCCGACGAGACTGCCGCGGCCCTGCGGGAGCGCAGCCACCAGGTGATCGACAGACACAACAGGAGCCGCGCAGGCGACCCGTAG
- a CDS encoding YciI family protein, whose translation MFHVLTTTYLQPLDVVDQTRPAHIAWLEDEVAAGRIVLAGRLESATGAVLVTGDLTEEEVEDLIARDPYTLANLVRCERTSFNGAFRAPGL comes from the coding sequence ATGTTCCACGTCCTCACCACGACATATCTGCAGCCCCTCGACGTCGTCGACCAGACCCGCCCCGCCCACATCGCGTGGCTCGAAGACGAGGTGGCCGCGGGCCGCATCGTGCTGGCCGGACGTCTGGAGTCGGCGACCGGCGCGGTGCTCGTCACCGGGGACCTCACCGAAGAAGAGGTCGAGGATCTCATCGCTCGCGATCCCTATACCTTGGCCAACCTGGTCCGATGCGAGCGCACGTCCTTCAACGGGGCGTTCCGCGCGCCCGGTTTGTGA
- a CDS encoding NAD(P)-dependent alcohol dehydrogenase, which yields MSTVYAYAANSATEPLAKTTITRREVGPHDVAFDIHFAGICHSDIHTVKGEWGTPNYPVVAGHEIAGIVTEVGSEVTKYKVGDHVGVGCFIDSCRECDNCKAGLQQYCTGDYGMHGTYNSTERDGSPTYGGYSGAIVVDENYVLRIPDSIPLDAAAPLLCAGITLFSPLRHWNAGPDKKVAVIGLGGLGHMGVKLAHAMGAHVTVLSQSLKKMEDGLRLGADEYYATSDPDTFRKLRGKFDLILNTVSANLDLGAYLGLLAVDGTLVELGMPEHAMEVPPFPLAGMRRSLSGSMIGGIPETQEMLDFCAEHNVTPEIEVIQPDYINEAYERVLASDVRYRFVIDTASLRG from the coding sequence ATGAGCACTGTTTATGCCTATGCCGCCAACTCGGCGACCGAGCCGCTGGCCAAGACCACCATCACCCGGCGTGAGGTGGGGCCGCATGACGTGGCCTTCGACATCCATTTCGCCGGCATCTGCCACTCGGACATCCACACCGTCAAGGGCGAGTGGGGCACCCCCAACTACCCCGTCGTGGCCGGTCACGAGATCGCCGGCATCGTCACCGAGGTGGGCTCGGAGGTCACCAAGTACAAGGTGGGCGACCACGTCGGTGTCGGTTGTTTCATCGATTCGTGTCGTGAATGCGACAACTGCAAGGCCGGTCTGCAGCAGTACTGCACCGGCGATTACGGCATGCACGGCACCTACAACTCCACCGAACGCGACGGCTCCCCCACCTACGGCGGCTACAGCGGGGCCATCGTCGTCGACGAGAACTACGTCCTGCGCATCCCCGACAGCATCCCCCTGGACGCGGCCGCTCCCCTGCTGTGCGCCGGCATCACACTGTTTTCTCCGCTGCGCCACTGGAACGCCGGGCCGGACAAGAAGGTCGCCGTCATCGGGCTCGGCGGCCTCGGTCACATGGGTGTCAAGCTCGCGCACGCGATGGGCGCACACGTCACCGTGCTCTCGCAGTCGCTGAAGAAGATGGAAGACGGCCTGCGCCTGGGCGCCGACGAGTACTACGCGACCAGCGACCCGGACACCTTCCGCAAGCTGCGGGGCAAGTTCGACCTGATTCTCAACACCGTGTCGGCCAACCTCGATCTGGGCGCGTACCTGGGTCTGCTGGCCGTCGACGGCACCCTGGTGGAGCTGGGCATGCCCGAGCATGCGATGGAGGTGCCGCCGTTCCCGCTGGCGGGCATGCGCCGCAGCCTGTCCGGTTCGATGATCGGTGGAATCCCGGAGACCCAGGAGATGCTCGACTTCTGCGCCGAGCACAACGTGACCCCGGAGATCGAGGTCATCCAGCCCGACTACATCAACGAGGCCTACGAGCGCGTGCTGGCCAGCGACGTGCGGTATCGCTTCGTGATCGACACCGCCTCGCTGCGCGGCTAG
- a CDS encoding DUF3349 domain-containing protein, with protein MSTKSLLISVLNWLRAGYPEGVPGTDRVPLLALLRATPLTEEQVAEVVRNIAEASAPADIDDPIDRDDIAEFIADVTDHDAGPENIARVAAKLAAAGWPLAGVDLVSDAGPGETSDPD; from the coding sequence GTGTCAACAAAGTCGCTGCTGATCTCGGTCCTGAACTGGCTGCGTGCCGGCTACCCGGAAGGGGTCCCGGGCACCGATCGCGTTCCGCTGCTCGCGCTGCTCCGGGCCACGCCGCTCACCGAGGAGCAGGTGGCGGAGGTGGTGCGCAATATCGCCGAAGCCTCAGCACCGGCCGACATCGATGATCCGATCGACCGCGACGACATCGCGGAATTCATCGCCGATGTCACCGACCACGACGCCGGTCCGGAGAACATCGCGCGGGTGGCGGCCAAACTTGCCGCCGCGGGTTGGCCGTTGGCCGGCGTCGACCTGGTATCCGACGCCGGCCCCGGCGAAACCTCTGATCCCGACTAG